The genomic DNA GGTGCTGGCTGTTGGCTTACCTTGGCGTCCGTCTGGTCATTCCAGGTCATCGGCATGATAGTGGTGGGTGAGTGTAGATTGTAGTAGAGGTGTATGGTGTGGTAGAGAGGATCAATGTCAGAGAAGAGAGGAATGGGAATGGTAGATGGTGCATGAATATGGCggagaagaaaatgaaaggGGTGTATTATTCACTCTTGGTGTTATCTGCATTGGAATACACAATGAATAATTGAGCTTTGTCCGGTAGCAACACATGTCTCAATACAAAACAATGACCCTATCCGTTATTCTGACTAGTAGAAGACTAAACAAAATCCGTCTGTGGACACCAATTCCTAACCATAGCCCCGATGGCGCATTCTAACCACTCTCCTCAGTCTCCATagtctcctcctcatcctcctccgtctTAGCCTTCTTGGCCGGCCTCTTCTTCACTCCACCGATCTTTCCCTTAGAGCCCGCCTTACCGTTCTTCTTCCGCTTCGCAGGAGTCACCGGCGCAGAAGAACTGACAGCCTTAGAGGCATCCTTCACCTGCTTCTTGAGACGATTGATGCGAATTGTCACGGCGACTTTGGTGCATTCTAAAGTGAACGGGTGCATTAGTTGGTTTGCTTGGATTTGGAGGCTGAGGGTAAGCTCCGGTTATGAGAGCGTACCGGGTCCCATGTATTTCGCAATGGCGTCGTAGTCGAGTTTCGCGTTGGTGGTGTGTAGGATCGCGGCGAGGAGCTGGACTTTGTTGTTAGATATTTGGGTATTTGGGATTTTATGCAGCAGGGATCGTGGGGCTTGCCTTTGCGTCGGCTTGATCATTCCAAGTCATAGGCATGTTGGTGTTTGAAGTGATATGCGTGAGTAGTGTGGAGGTATATGATGTGAACTGGAGTAGGTACGGGGACGAAAAGTCAGGTTAAGGAAGTAGTTGTAGAGAGCGTGTTGAGGAGCAGAAAAACAGTagaaggaaaggaggagAGAGACTGGAGGAAGTCCTATTGCATTCACTTAGTCTGCGTTATATTGAGCTGAATGAATCTTTATATACAGCCATGTCTCAACACGATACCCACAATAATAACACTTTATTCCTTATTCTGTCACTGTCTGACTATCCCGCTCTCTCAAAGACAAACTGAGCATACTTTTCAGGGTGGTATCCTGAAAAATAATCATCCAACATAAGCTCTTCCGAGCTCTTTTTCGTCGTCTTCAAGTCATCGAATTGGCGAAACACCCGGCCAAGTGTGACGTATAGTTCGCAGTATGCAAGCCTACACAGTTAGCTATTCGCATAGCAGTGCGAGAGGTCAAAACATACGGCATTCCAACACACTGTCTAGATCCCTTTCCGAAAGCGAACAGGTATTTCTCCAAGGCCTTGCAGACTTCCGGATCAACCCAGCGGTTTGGGTCGAACTTGGTGGAGTTTGGGAAGATTTCTTCGTTGTGGTGCACCACCCATGAGCTCATGCTAACGACGGTCTGCTGTTGTTAGTAGTGTTTATCCAAAACGGAAGCACGACGTACTCCTTCTGGTACTGTGTATCCGTTGAATTGTGCACCGCCTTTGGGAACAACTCGTGGAAGTCGACCGGGGACACCAAATGAGAGTCTAGAATGTCAGCTGAGCTCTTTCACTTACGTGTCAGGCCAAAAATACCGTAGCGCTTCCTTGATAACGCCCGTCTAAGTTATCGTTAACATTGCTCGCTGGTCGGGATTTATATACCCACCAAATAAGGTAACTTCTCAAGCGATGTGAAATCTATATTGGCATCTGGCTCAGGAAACGACTCCGTCAACTCGGTCATTAACCGTTGGTGAATCTCCTGGTTGATCACAGCATTATAAGTCGCAATCGTAAGCGCGTTGCCAGTGGTATCTGCAGCAGCGCCAAGAACAATGTATGCCTCGTCCGCAAGATAATCCACTGACGGGACGTAGCCTTCCACCCCATCAAGCTGAAGAAGGTGGTGAAATATAGTCCGCTTCGACTTCTCTCCCTTATCCACCGCATCCTTTACGCGGAGGACCTGGTTGCGAGCATTCTATATCCATTAGCTATATCCTGCAACAAAAGCATAGATGGCACACCTGTCGATGCTGTAGCATTTTACGCCAGGGCTTCTTGAACAGCACACTCAGCCATCTAGGCACCCGCAAAGCAACATAACGAACGATTGGAAAGGTCTGAAAGAACAACGTCGCCGGACCAAAACCACGGATTACATCGAAGAATTCTTTTCCAAAGTCCGGGGCATCCAGCAACTTATACGACTCGTCGAACGCATAGTCGGTGATGACATCCACAGACACTGCCCGAAAGGCATAATGAAGATCAAGATGTCCTGAGGTCTCAAAGGCCGACTGCATGCGCGAGACCACTTTTTTGGCTGCGTCTTGTACCACCTCTTCCAGCGACAGGACCTTTCTGCGTGAGAAGAATGGGTTTATGGCTGATCGTTTGATCCGGTGGGCTTCGGGGCTTTCTGTGGCTAATGATGCTTTCTCTGAACCAACGGCGCGATAGAAGTCGCCATGTTTGCCATATCTTGAGCCGATGCTGTAGATCTTGTCTAGGTTGTTTGGGTCGCTTAGATGGACTTCGTTTTGGGCGATGCGAACGACGGGACCTGACTGTGTCAGTATTGCAGAATGATTTTGTATGGTTGTCATACCATATTGCTCATGCAATTTTTGTATTTGCAAGTAGAACCGTCCACCGCGAGCGTTATACCAGTAGCAGTAGAGAGAAGTCGCTCCCGCTAAGCGAGGCCCCGGTATATGAGCCAGCGGATGGAAGAAAATGCGATACACGACGACACCAATAACATTGACAGCAGCACAGAACAACACGCTGGTAAACAGTTGTGAGATCTCGGAGGTGTAAATCCAGCTAGAAATAGACATGGCGTCTTCGCAGGTTCATGAAATGCcgctcctcatcatcaagaGGGGCAGTCCTGATAGAAATAAGTCCGGCAATTTTCAACCGTGAGCTTACCTAGATGACATCCCGGTTGATGTGACACGGCGTTGCATGTTTTATGGCA from Aspergillus chevalieri M1 DNA, chromosome 1, nearly complete sequence includes the following:
- a CDS encoding cytochrome P450 (COG:Q;~EggNog:ENOG410PKRN;~InterPro:IPR001128,IPR002403,IPR017972,IPR036396;~PFAM:PF00067;~TransMembrane:1 (o12-37i);~go_function: GO:0004497 - monooxygenase activity [Evidence IEA];~go_function: GO:0005506 - iron ion binding [Evidence IEA];~go_function: GO:0016705 - oxidoreductase activity, acting on paired donors, with incorporation or reduction of molecular oxygen [Evidence IEA];~go_function: GO:0020037 - heme binding [Evidence IEA];~go_process: GO:0055114 - oxidation-reduction process [Evidence IEA]), whose translation is MSISSWIYTSEISQLFTSVLFCAAVNVIGVVVYRIFFHPLAHIPGPRLAGATSLYCYWYNARGGRFYLQIQKLHEQYGPVVRIAQNEVHLSDPNNLDKIYSIGSRYGKHGDFYRAVGSEKASLATESPEAHRIKRSAINPFFSRRKVLSLEEVVQDAAKKVVSRMQSAFETSGHLDLHYAFRAVSVDVITDYAFDESYKLLDAPDFGKEFFDVIRGFGPATLFFQTFPIVRYVALRVPRWLSVLFKKPWRKMLQHRQNARNQVLRVKDAVDKGEKSKRTIFHHLLQLDGVEGYVPSVDYLADEAYIVLGAAADTTGNALTIATYNAVINQEIHQRLMTELTESFPEPDANIDFTSLEKLPYLTGVIKEALRLSFGVPGRLPRVVPKGGAQFNGYTVPEGTVVSMSSWVVHHNEEIFPNSTKFDPNRWVDPEVCKALEKYLFAFGKGSRQCVGMPLAYCELYVTLGRVFRQFDDLKTTKKSSEELMLDDYFSGYHPEKYAQFVFERAG